In one window of Chitinophagales bacterium DNA:
- a CDS encoding SDR family oxidoreductase, producing MSQNLLKGKKGIIFGALNDQSIAWKTAEICYQQGAQIVLTNAPIALRMGEINKLAEACGNAPVIGADVTNMDDLKNLFEKSMEHFGGTIDFVLHSVGMSMNIRKGNMYTGLNHDFQHKTFDISAMSLHRVCQVAYELDAMSEWGSIVALTYIAAQRVFPDYNEMADAKALLESIARSFGYHYGVKKKVRINTISQSPTRTTAGSGVKGFDGFINYAEKMSPLGNASAEDCANYCAVMFSDMTRMVTMQNLFHDGGFSFTGVTQAVIEQMEK from the coding sequence ATGAGTCAAAACCTCTTGAAAGGAAAGAAAGGCATCATTTTCGGTGCACTCAATGATCAGTCCATTGCCTGGAAAACAGCAGAGATCTGCTACCAGCAAGGCGCACAGATTGTATTAACCAATGCGCCTATCGCTTTGCGTATGGGCGAGATCAATAAATTGGCTGAAGCCTGTGGCAATGCACCGGTAATTGGTGCAGATGTTACGAATATGGACGACCTGAAAAATCTCTTTGAAAAGTCCATGGAACATTTCGGTGGCACCATCGATTTTGTATTACATAGCGTGGGTATGAGTATGAATATCCGCAAGGGCAATATGTACACCGGACTGAACCATGATTTCCAGCATAAGACATTTGATATTTCAGCCATGAGCTTGCATCGTGTATGCCAGGTAGCTTATGAACTGGATGCGATGAGTGAGTGGGGCAGTATTGTAGCCTTAACCTATATCGCTGCACAGCGCGTATTTCCTGATTACAATGAAATGGCTGATGCGAAAGCTTTGCTGGAAAGCATTGCACGCAGCTTTGGTTACCACTATGGCGTGAAGAAAAAAGTACGTATCAATACCATTTCTCAATCGCCCACCAGAACTACTGCCGGTAGCGGCGTGAAGGGTTTTGATGGTTTCATCAATTATGCGGAGAAAATGAGTCCGCTGGGTAATGCTTCTGCAGAAGATTGCGCCAATTATTGTGCGGTTATGTTCAGCGATATGACCAGAATGGTTACCATGCAGAACCTATTCCATGATGGAGGCTTCAGCTTTACCGGTGT